The sequence below is a genomic window from Lolium perenne isolate Kyuss_39 chromosome 7, Kyuss_2.0, whole genome shotgun sequence.
GTAGCCCAGACAGCATTTTGTCCAGCAGTCTTCTAATGCTTATTCCAAATTCAGTTAACTACGTCCAGCTCCAGCATGCACAACGGCGGCAGCAATACATAGATGCAGTTTGACACACATTCATGCTCCTTCACTTGCCATCCTCCAGCATGGTTGAGACGACCTCGAGGCCGTGGTGCAGCTGACCACGACCACGGAGCTGGGCGTGCACGCGAGCGGGTGCGCTAGAGCAGCGGCAGCGAGGTAGAGGGCGGCGACCAGGACGAGAGCGGCCAAACCCCATACAGGCGCTGGCTGAGAGCGGACTCGCAGGCGTCGTGCCGCCGACCACGGCCATGGAGCAGGGCGAGCTAATGGAGATGGCAATTGAAGGGGAATTAGGGAGCTGTTCCCGTCTCCCTTTGTTGAAGTGGGCTTTGGGCCGACCTATGCAGCTGAGGGGTTTCAACTTGCTGCCATCGGATGCGAACGGACGGACCACACGGAACAACGTCCCTCTGCAGTTCCACCAATGTCAGAGGATCTCGTTCCTCTTGTTGGATCACGAACTCCACGCGACGCAGGTCGCCTTCATGTCTCCTAACTGATCCGTTTCTACTCTAATACTCCGTAGATCTCAAGATATGTGTCTGATCCCCGTGCCAGTTTTTTTGCCAGCAATGCTCGCAGACCGTACATATATCGTTGCGTAATCGGAAGTTTCAGAGCAAGCAACAGGTGGGGCTACATGCATGGAGGGAGGCTACTTGTTCCGATGTGATTTCTGCGGCCATGCAACTTGGCTAGCTGTAGTCGCCGTGAAATCTCATTGCCACCGAGGAAGTCTGACCAGCTGTCGTCTGTGATCTATGTACACTTGGCCTCAATTGGCTAGTGGTGAAAGAATAGTTAACGGATCTGCCTCTGTGaatctttttttttgcgaatctgTGAATCCATCACATGGATGCTAGGTAAGGACTATAGACAAGTCTATCAGAATCCAAACTCACTCAGTTCAAAAAACAATTGACAGAAAATAAATCGGAGTACTGTACATGGCTCCGATCCATGTCAGTATAGCTGGATCGAGCAGATAATCAATCAATGTATATACTCACTGGCGTAGCTTAGTGTATACTATACATTACGAAGGCCTCGTCAAGCCGCTCTGTACATTTGCGTCTTCAATATTTGTGCACCGGTCAAAAGGTTCTCGTTTCCATGTGGATCTCTTGTTACTTAACTATAGAGAGTTTGGGGCAAATGATTGCGGTGATTGCAAGGTATAGACTCCCGTTCATTACGCTGTCACAACTGGAGAGTGTTCATGTCCGCTAAAGTTAAATACTGGCCTGCATACACAAAGTATTTTTTGTTTCAGGGTTTTCTATGTGGCTTTGTTCTTTTTGTCTGCCTTTCAGAAAGGCGCACAAGAACAGGAGAACATGAAAAAGAGGAAAGGGCCcaaaatacaaatttaaaatGGCAACTTTGGCGCTCCGTGCTTCAGTCTTTCGGATTAGTGCATGATACGTCCATGTTCTGAAGCCTAAAAAAAACTGTTTTGGGTTGTTCCTTTTGAGAAGCAGTGGGTCAAATCTGAAGAATCTGTTTCCCCTTTCCTGCACCACAAAGATCACATGGAGGTGAGCTAAAATATTGGATTGTTGCTTAGGTGGCTAGCTAGATCCAGGATGCCGCAGGTGCACAACTGAGAGACATCAGAGGGTTCAATCAAAATCTTTGCTCATGCAGAACAATGCAGTGAGACATTACTCCTATAAATGTTCAAAGACTACCCTCTCAACCAGGGGGTCTGAAAGGGGCAAACCAATCTGGTCCGTGCGTTTTGCTCTGCACAGTAAAACGTCAGTCCCACTTTTCATCACAGCCGTTCGATGCGTAAAAGATTTCCTCACCTGTTCGTTTTCTTAGGCAGTCCATGACGCGTGGGACCAAACCAGTGCGGGACCGACAGACAGAGGCAGCAATGATAGCTTGTTTGGGTCGCACACTTTTCCTACGCGCGTGGGGCACGGTGAAACCCTAGATCGATCAACCACTCCCCCAGCCCAATCGGCTGCTTGCTTTCCTCCCCAATCCCGACTCCTTCCTCCTCCCCCAATCACGGCATCTCCTCTCCTTCTCCCACCTCGCATCGCGGGCGCTGCCGGCGCCGCCACCTTGCATCGGGAGAGCGGCCGCGGGGCGCTGCTGCGTGGAGCGCCGGGAGGCAGCCAACATGAGCAAGGACAAAGCGCgggcgccgcggccgccgccaccTCACATCGGGAGAGCGGCTGCGAGGCGCCGCTGCATGGAGCGCCAGGAGCGCCGGTCACCGTCGGTCACCACCGGTCGCAGAGGCGGCGGTGCTGGCCGCGGCGGACAAGAAGGAGGAGTCACGCCTGGCCGAGGTCGGGCGGGAGGAGGCGGCGTGGCAGCAGGCGGCAGACGGGGGTCACCGTGCTGCGGGAGGTCAACACCTCCAGCCAGGTATGGTTTCTATTCGTGCTCTTCTCCCTTCTTCGTTGGCTGCCCCTCTCTGATTCCCCTACCTCTAATGTCCCATCACGTCTGGTTCATTTCCTTGTACTTGCAGCTCCCGTGGCCCATGCCTCCATCCTCCCGCTCATGGTCCTGAGTTCCTGGTCGCGGACGAGCCAACGTGAGTCCGGAAGGGAAGAGACGGGCTACAGATTTGCTTGCATGCGTGGTTCCCCCCTCTCTTGATCTGCTGGTTGATTTTTTTGGGAAGAGATGGGCTACAGATTTGCTTGCTCTGTGCGGGCTTCCTCCCTCTTTCGATCTGCTGGTGGTGGACTGCTGGTATTTCTTTCCTCCTCATGTactctccattttcagttttcatcTACATAAGCAGATGTAGTAAATACGAAGATCTAAAAGCCCAACAAAATAAAGGGAGGTATTTGTGCCTTTAACTCTGTATTCTGGCTTTTTAAGTCCATCTTCTTCACCTATTCTACAAGGTACAGACTTCTGTATATCTTTTAGAGCCCACTAAAGATGCAACGGAACAAGAACGAGAGGGTCTTCTCTCCCCAAGAACCTTCCTGGTGAGTGCTTGGTTGTGCTTTTTCTCTCCCAGATTTGTTAATGGAATTGGAAAAAGAGATGTTGGTGTTGTCCCTGTCTAATAGATGACACAATGCACAGGATGGTCTGGGCTGGAGCATTGGAGCTCTTGCGAGGCTGTGCCGCAAAGTCGTGCAAATGGCTTCTACTGGTATCCCCTCTATTCTTTCTTATCAGCAGGAGTGGTGTGGAGCTGCATGTGAGAGCAAGGAGGTCGGCCACAGGTGGGAACTGGGAAGAGCAGACCAGCCCTGGTTCATCAAGGAGAACACCAGTGTAGATGCTCGCTCTCCTTCGCCTCTTCTTCCGTGGACCGTCAACGGTGGGTCTGGGTATGTCGCATTGCTTCCATTTGTCTGCCTGAACACTTGGCTTATGAGGTGGCGGTGATCGACTTTTGTCTCCTCCTTATTAGCTCAGATTCAGGGAGGCACACCAGAGGGCAGCAGCCAGAGCATCACTTCATGGCCATCCTGGCAAAACAAAATCATGTGACTTTCCAAGTTTCTTGTTGCCATGGCTTCTATTCTCAAATCTCCCCACGAAAAATATACAAGTTCTCTACTATGGGTGTTATTCTTTCTGTACTCACGATTTTTCTCCATCAGTGATTTGTGTGAAGTGCCATTGTTGTTCATTGTTTGCTTGGCATGTAATTAAActaaaaatataaataatcatagaatgaaaaataattagaattaTTTGGTTTACCAAATTTATATGTTTGTATTTAATGGTAAAATTCAAAAGGATTGAACACTAATATGAAGTTTTCCTTTATTTAGAGAAGTGGGGATCATATACCTTCGAATCGCATTTTTTATTCTTTATTGCTAGATTTGCTAACAAATTACCTTTTGTGCTGCTGATTGATTTGCAGGGTTATATTAGTTTTGGTTGAGATAGAAAAGTTCCAGGCTTAGGAATATTTTGAGAGAATTgagttgctgaacacaaaggtatAAAATTGGTCTCTACACTCCTTTTTCTATGCATTTTTGTTTGTCCGCAAATTTATTGTTGCTGGTATTGCAGTAATTCATGCCCCTCTCTCTTTCTCTATTTTTTTTGGTGGTCATCATGCTGTGTTAAAAGGAGGATCTGTTTGTGTTCATGTTTCCATGGAGAAATTACATTTGTGTAGAAAAGTTAACTCTCACCCGATGGAGAAAGTAATCACGTTGTGCTAAAAGGAGTGCCACTGGTGCATTGCAACAGTTTGTGTTCATTTCTTAATGGAGAAAGAAGATTCGTGTAGAAAAAGATAAATCGCACCAGATGGAGGAGAAAGTTTTAGAAAAAACAAAACATTATGTTCGTGACCTCTACTTATTTGTTATCACGTCAACAAGAAGTGATTTTTGGGCTCCATGGAGAGCGGCGGCGGCTGCATCTGACCGCTGGCGTATCTTTGACTACATGGTGAGTAGCAGTGCATATGTCCGTGTGTTGGTCGGCTGCAAGGCACGGGGACGTTATTAGGTAGCAGAATGCCATCTGGTGCGACCACAAGTGCAGTTAGTTACATGGGTTACTTTCTTTTGCTTAGTATTCCAATAGTCTTAATTGATAAACCATGTCCTTCACATGAAGGATCACTCAAGCTTTCTTTTCTTATTTTGTGAGATCTGTTATTACCTATGGAAGAAGGTGGTTTGGCCagaaaattgaactcaatttgcACGAATACTTATTTGCAGTAGCAGGTTTCAACAAATGGTTCTTCTGGGTAATCATCCCATTGAAATGAGGGAGCATGAGAGGCGTGTGGTCAGTGAACTTGTCACCTGCATATCCAACCAAATTGTTCAGTGGAAGTATGAATCAGGCAATTCTATTCTTACACCTGCAGTATGTCAGCTTTTGTGGTTAATGAGCTTGCGTGTGATAGTAATAATTTTCCCCTAACATTTTCATGTGAACTCTGGAGGCTGGGAGTGTTGGTACTCTCAGAACAAGGGCAAATGTCTACTCTGTACAATTTCAACCTGATTCTCCCTCGCTCCATTGCAATTGGCTTAGCTGACCACAATATTTAATAATACGATCTTCCCAACATATGAGTCCCTTACAGTATATTAGCGGGACACACAAAAATTGTTATTTATGCTAAGTATTTAGATGCATCAACCATAGTATCTGGTTTTCCACTGAATTATTTACTTATCCTACCAGTATACACATATAACCATGTGGTATAAATAAGACAATTAAGCTATTTAATTGTGTGCTTCAATCTTTCCTTTTTAGCTATTAATTATTAGATAGGCTAAGTACATAATTTAAGACCATAGGTTGGTGTTTTAGATTAAGGGTTGGTGTCAATGATTAGCAGCATGTGTTTAGGTGAAGAGCACCTCGTGATCACTCTTTACATTTTTATCGTCTGCATTCACCATTGTGCACGTATATATGTTGTTTTTGAGAGATACATTTTGCTTGTGTGATATCATTTTTGAGAAAAAATTACAGTGCAttattctgctacatgtttggtgTTTCGCCTTAGTAAGAAACTATTTCTCAAGCAGAGGAATACAATTATATTGCCTATTTGCCTTCTTCCAGTTTCATTTAGCTTGCAATATATGCACCATACCATTTCTTGTGGAAGTTGTTCTGCTATATAGATAGGTGTTATTGGTGCCTGATGATGCACGATGTATTAACTGTGCCAATGCCTCTAACCTACTATAGCTCTATAGAAATTAGAAATCTCCTATGCAAATGATTCAGGTTGCCATGGCGTGCCTCTCCTACGCGAATCTCACTTGTAGTACCAAAGAGAAATTTAAATAAGATGGCTTCTCTACGTGTTTTTCTCCGAGTTAGATAAATGAAATCATAAGATAGAAAAATGTGGGTCCCTCTATTCAGGTACAATACCTTGGTTCAAACTATACTAAATTCTTTGCTTTCCACTAAAGTTAAATTCATCGCATACATGTTTTTCATTTCAAATACATCTCAAATTCATCCCATAAGAGAATGATTTCAAATTTACTCCTTTTTCACCGTTGAAGTCAATTGTTTCGTAAATATGGGATATTGGCTCCTTTTCATCCTTGAAGTCAATTGTTTAATGTTTCGAAAAGGTCCTGAAGTACATGAGCAAGACTGGTTAGTGGCTGACTGGCTGCTCTGATGAAAGCATATGGAAGAACCAAACTGTACTGAAGCTGAGGCCATATTTGGTAAGATGCAGACATCAAACCCTGAACAATTTTGAAATTGCTTGCTGAGGTGCATTTTTAATCAGGCCCTGAAACTACTCCCATATTTAATGATTACTCTTCTATGGAATTCAGTAACACACCATGATTTGGTGATAAAAAATTTATATGATTAGCCACACAGATTCAACCTACATAAGTAAGCTCAAAAATGAATATCATGAAGACGTTGATCAATATTGTGTTCTTGCAGGACTGAAAGGCCTGGTGGACAAGGAGGACGTCGAGAACCCTCTGTACATTAGGGACATTGATCACAATGATGTTACCGGTGTGATGCACTCGCCATCTGATCAGTGGGACAAGAAAAACAGACAGATTGTCAGCTTACTGGTTGTTCTTTATGCTAGCCGATTAGAATAGTTCATAATGATGCTCTGGTTAATCTCCTCGCTGATTACTCTAATGTTGATGCTCTATTATTATATTTAGATATGCAAAAAAAGCTATTGTGTTTCTGCCATGCTTTATCATGCAAAGTTTAACTCCTTTAAAAAATCTTTTGCCCATTAACCAAATGAATGGGTTTTAGAATGGAGAAGGAACTGACTAATTTTGTTGCTTGGTTCGCAGCTGGCTATTTCTATGTGCAGCGCCATGAGTTGACAAGAGGAGCATCGGCTCAAGGCGTCTACAGCCACGGCCTATGGGGCGGCCACCGACGAGGGCATGGATCCCACTGTATGTATGATGGATCCCACTCTATGTATGACACCTCTCTTTCCTTTGGAAATGAACAAATATGTTTGTTTAGTCTTTTGTAGTAGTATAATTCAGTGAGTTTCTATTGGGGAAATTCAAATGACTTCGAAAATTAACAGATATATTTGTTTCATTCACTGCACTAAGGATAATTTGATATTTAAGTGATAGTGCTTCTGAATTGGTAGAATTATCAGACTATCTCGGAAGTGATCCTGCAATATGTATTTTTGGCCATGTCAAGATTGTCTCAACTAATGACTGAACTTTATCTTGTCATTTTACAGCTTGGATTTTCCATTCAGCTTGGTGAAGTATATTATGTTAATGGACGAATAGAATGCCATGGATGCCTTCGCTATTTTGGAGGCAATTCTTTTTGTGGGTTCACCTCTTGTGATTATCTATATGAGACATGCATAGTAAGGTTTTTCACAGTGTACAGAGCCACTATTCAGAACATCAAGAAGCTTATGATTTCTAATTCTGAGTTATGTGCTCTCTCACTTTTAATAGGTATTTTGGCAGATCCAATTATTTCAGAAAAAATATATTTTGGCAGTAATTCTTCAGCTCCATTGACAACCATTTGTGTCCTTTTTATGGTTAAGAGTAACTTATTTATTTAGTTTCTTGACAGAGTGAGCAATTTGAATTGTTTTCTCGTCATGTGCTTGATGAATTGCTtacaaatgcataaaagaaaataTTAACAGATCCCAGGTTAACTCAAGTACTTAATATGCTTAGACTATATGGCTACTCTTAATAACTACTGTTAAGTAGAAGGCCTATATGTGATCTTCCTGTGATAGAAAAGGTGGTTACTGCATCTGTAGCTCTGTGCTAAATCATTTAGGCCAGAGCCATTTTCTGCCTATATGTGATCTTCCTGTTATGGACGCATTAGCATGTTGTCTGGAGTTACGAGGGTAACTATTTACTGccttgggatggatttcttttgcTCTGATAAACTGCCACTTTAAGTGATTTCAGTGTGCCAAATTTTGTAGCACTGTCGCTTGCCAGCATAGAAAGAAGGCGATCGATAGATTGCAGGGGAAGATGTGGATGTGATCTGATCTTGACATCTTGTTCGCTTGTCTGATGTTTGAGCTTGTAGTTTCTACCATTGCATACAGGTAtattttgccccccccccccctctcccaTTCCACCTCTTAATTTAACATTAGTTGTTTAGATGCATAATTATATAGTTCCATCCAATCGGTTACCATTTCTTGAACCATATCACCCTGGAAATTATTATTTGTTTCAAATCAATAAATTAACTTCTGGTTGGTACACCACCTCCTCAGTCATCAACACCAATATGGTTGGTGGCACCTTATGTTGTTACTTATGTGTGTCTCATGTCTGCCGGGCCAGGAATTGTGTATATACGTGCTTACTTGGTGTGGTTTATTGTGCAGCATTGAGTTACGAAAATCCATGGTGAGTGCACCTATCTTGTGATGTTGCCAGCGGCAAGGGTTGGTGTCTCCCGTTTTCTCCGACTAATGAAGAATCTGATAATGCTCTCAACAATATTCTTCTGTTATACACTCATAATCTCTTGTTACCTACTGCATTTCCAGTGAGCCATGCTGCTGAAGGTTTATGGACATCCAAGCCTTTCGCTTTGTGCTGATCATAAGCCACTGCATTTCCCGTGGGCCATGCTGCTGAAGCTTTAGCCCTCAAAAGAAGATTTAAAGAGGCTGCACATGTTCAATGTCAGGTACATCTCTCAAATCTGCACTATAGATTCTACACTTCTATACTTTCAATATGCCATTGGTTTAATGCTTTTCAGATTAAACCTGATGTGCTGGTTATTAAACTAAGCAGCAATATATCTACTACACATGTTGTTGGCAGTGTGATGTCGTATTTTTTTTTTCCAGAAAGAATAGTCCTGCTACTTTTTATGAATCGTAAAACTAAACCTATACAACTGAGATACTAAATAATTGGATCTCGGATTCTGGAGACTAATTTTTTTACCATGCATCATAAAGTGAAATTCAGAGTTTCAAGTTACCAAGAGTCAGAGTTTCAGAAGCTTGAAAAGTTGAAAACCTTTTAGCATGCCATGCCTACTCTAATCAATCATAAGAGTTACGAACATGCTTATTGATTTATTTATATGTTTCCATAAAATAGATTTATTAGGATTCTTATGCATTGAAAAAAGAAATAGTGAACCTCTTGCTGCCTGATACTGTCATCCACAGTATTTTTTGTAATGTTATCGACTGCTGTACACCGGCAGTGATATGTTCATTGACTATTTTGTAACTGCTAGCCTGCTTTGCAATGAGGTATGCAACAATTACATTTCTTGCTCGGGGTAGAACATTTCTTACTTCACACACTATGTTCCAGATTTCTACCACTAAAAGAATAAGTTTGATGCAGAGACATTGTGTGGGCTTACTATCTGCTGACCAAATCTGTGTTGTAGTTGCTTTCTTGCTTTAGGCGAAAGCTATTCTgatcctgctgaaatttggcgcCAAACAATGCTTGCATTTCTGGGGAATCATCTCATGCAGACGACGTAGGTTAATGCCATTTTATTTTATTAGCTTTCCATCCTGTATATGTGGTAATATGTGCATAGCATGTGTTTGATTAAAGTTCACACATTAGTGTTTCAGATGCTCACGGATTAGAGTTGATTCCATTCATTCTTTTAGCTCTCAAATGTCGTTGCTTTAGAGTTGATAGCAGTTCTTCAATATTTTTTGCATTTCAGTGGCTTAGCTCTTATTGTCGATACAGAAGAAAATGAAGTTTGCATAAAATGGTATACTAATTAAGTGCTGCAGCATACATCCGGGCTAATTTCTTTCCTGTGTCTTCTTAGCTTTTGTTTCAGGTGGGGAAAAAAGCTCTTATTGATCACATGACTCTTTTTCCAAAGAGGTATATGACTTAGTGGAATTCCTATTGTAGAAAGATTGAAACTGAGTAGAATAAGTATTTATGAGGGCATTTAAAAACTCCATTTTGTTGGCAGCAACATTCATGGAATTTAAAAAAATCGACAttttattactccctccgattcatattggtTAATTTAACTTTGTCTGGATTCGTATGTATCTTGTTAAGTTTTTAGATTGCGTGCATGTGTATCTAGACAAAGTGGAGTCAACCAATATATGTCAGATGGAGTATTAAATTTTGTAGAAAGATTGACACTGAGTAGACACTTGAAGTAAAAGTAACTTATTTCATGTTTTACTCCTGTCCATTTATAAAAAAATATAGAAATTTTTTATGTGCATAAATTTACTTATTTAGTACTTAGGTTTCTGGTTCTAAATGGGCTTCAGTTTCAGATGGTATGTTCTAAACTTAACTTG
It includes:
- the LOC127312084 gene encoding uncharacterized protein isoform X1; the protein is MGYRFACSVRASSLFRSAGGGLLVQTSVYLLEPTKDATEQEREGLLSPRTFLDGLGWSIGALARLCRKVVQMASTGIPSILSYQQEWCGAACESKEVGHRWELGRADQPWFIKENTSVDARSPSPLLPWTVNAQIQGGTPEGSSQSITSWPSWQNKIMVILVLVEIEKFQA
- the LOC127312084 gene encoding uncharacterized protein isoform X4, yielding MGYRFACSVRASSLFRSAGGGLLVQTSVYLLEPTKDATEQEREGLLSPRTFLDGLGWSIGALARLCRKVVQMASTGIPSILSYQQEWCGAACESKEVGHRWELGRADQPWFIKENTSVDARSPSPLLPWTVNGGSGFREAHQRAAARASLHGHPGKTKSWLY
- the LOC127312084 gene encoding uncharacterized protein isoform X3, with product MGYRFACSVRASSLFRSAGGGLLVQTSVYLLEPTKDATEQEREGLLSPRTFLDGLGWSIGALARLCRKVVQMASTGIPSILSYQQEWCGAACESKEVGHRWELGRADQPWFIKENTSVDARSPSPLLPWTVNGGSGSDSGRHTRGQQPEHHFMAILAKQNHGYISFG
- the LOC127312084 gene encoding uncharacterized protein isoform X2 is translated as MGYRFACSVRASSLFRSAGGGLLTSVYLLEPTKDATEQEREGLLSPRTFLDGLGWSIGALARLCRKVVQMASTGIPSILSYQQEWCGAACESKEVGHRWELGRADQPWFIKENTSVDARSPSPLLPWTVNAQIQGGTPEGSSQSITSWPSWQNKIMVILVLVEIEKFQA
- the LOC127312084 gene encoding uncharacterized protein isoform X5, encoding MGYRFACSVRASSLFRSAGGGLLVQTSVYLLEPTKDATEQEREGLLSPRTFLDGLGWSIGALARLCRKVVQMASTGIPSILSYQQEWCGAACESKEVGHRWELGRADQPWFIKENTSVDARSPSPLLPWTVNDSGRHTRGQQPEHHFMAILAKQNHGYISFG